The Streptomyces sp. NBC_00286 nucleotide sequence CGTACGGCTGCGGCATCTCACTGCGCCCGACGGGGTGGTGACCCGCTACACCGACGCAGCCACCCTCGACGTGCTCACCCTGGCCCTGGCCGGCCGGGTCAAACCCGCGCTGGTCACCGCCCTGGACCGACACCACGTGCCCGCCGTGGGGCTTACCGGCCTCGACGCGGGGCTGCTGCGGGCACGCCGGAAGAAGGCCGTACGGGCGGTCGTGGACGGACGGGTCACCGTCGTCCGCGACGACCGCAGCGGCCGCATCCGCGAGGTGAACGCCGGGCTCCTGCTCGGTCTGCTCGCGGCGGGCGTGGTGCCGGTGGTGTCGCCGCCGGCCCTCGCCGAGGACGGCGCACCGGTCAACACCAACGCGGACCGGGCCGCGGCTGCCGTCGCGGTGGCGCTGCGGGCGCACAGTCTGGTCTTCCTGACGGGAGCGCCCGGGGTGCTCACGGACCCCGCCGACCCGGCCAGCGTGCTGGACACCTACCGGCTGCCGCAGCCGGGCGAACCGGCGCCCGGCTGGGTACGGGGCGGCATGACCGTCAAACTGGTCGCCGCCCGCGAGGCGCTGCTCGGCGGAGTGCCGCAAGTGTGGATCACCGACGGCGGGGCCGCGCACCCGCTCAAGGCGGTGTCCGGCGACGGCCCGGGAACGAGGGTCACCCTGCCCGAGCCGCCGTCACCGTAGGCGAAGCGCCCCCGCCTCCCGCCACAGCGAGACCGGGGCGCCCCACCTAGTCGCCTCTATGCGGGCGGCCCGGTAGTGGCGCTGCACCGGGGAGTCGGTGGTGATTCCGGCGGCGCCGTGCACGTGCACCGCGTGCGCGGTGACCTGGAGGGCGAGTTCAGCCGCGTAGGCCAGTGACTGGGTGGCCCTGACGGCCGCCGACCGGCCGCCGTCAGCGTCCCAGCCAGCCTCGTGCACCAGCAGGCGTACGGCCTCCAGGTGGGCGTACTGCTCGGCCAGTGGGAACGCGACCGCCTGGTTCTCACCGATGCCGCGGCCGAACTGCCGACGGCTCGCGGCCCGGCCGACCGCGAGCCGGTGCGCACCGGACGCGAG carries:
- a CDS encoding [LysW]-aminoadipate kinase, whose protein sequence is MSADLAGGPPEIVVIKCGGSGALDVDRLCEDVAALTDEGRSVVLVHGGSAEMSRLAEQLGVRLRHLTAPDGVVTRYTDAATLDVLTLALAGRVKPALVTALDRHHVPAVGLTGLDAGLLRARRKKAVRAVVDGRVTVVRDDRSGRIREVNAGLLLGLLAAGVVPVVSPPALAEDGAPVNTNADRAAAAVAVALRAHSLVFLTGAPGVLTDPADPASVLDTYRLPQPGEPAPGWVRGGMTVKLVAAREALLGGVPQVWITDGGAAHPLKAVSGDGPGTRVTLPEPPSP